Genomic segment of Oceanimonas sp. GK1:
CGCCAGGGCCCGGGTCAGGGTGGCCAGGGCGTTTTTGGCCATGCTGTAGGGCAGGTGATGACGCAGGCCATTGGTGGCATGAATATCCACCATGTTGACAATGGCGCCTTTTTCTCGGACCAGGGCGGGGGTCAGGGCCTGGCTCAGCAGCAGCGGGGCGGCGGCATTGGTGGCGGAAAGCTCCAGCCACTGGGCCGGGGTGATTTCGCCAAAACGACTGGGATAAAAGGCGGAGGCGTTATTGACCAGGGCGCTGATGCGGCCAAAACAGCCCAGGGCGCGGTCGGCCATGGCGTTGATCTCATCAAGGCGGGTCAGGTCCTGCTGCAGCAGGCGCACACTGTCGGGGCGCGCCCGGTTCAGGCTGTCGGCCAGGGCGCTGGCTTCCTGTTCACTGTGGTGATAGTGCAATACCAGGCAATATCCCTGAGCATGCAGACAACGACTGATTTCTGCACCAATGCGCCTGGCGGCGCCGGTGATCAACACCACGGGTTGCGACATGGCTTCTCCTAGCTGGCGATAATGTTTAACAGGCTGGTTTTGGCCTGCTGAAGATAAGGCTGACCAAACAGATTAACATGATTGAGCAGGTGGTAGAGGTTGTAGATCTCGCGCCGCGCCCGGTAACCCTCTTCCCGGGGCCAGACGGCGTCGTAACCCTGGTAGAACACGCTGGGAAACTGACCAAACAGTTCGGTCATGGCGATATCGGTTTCACGGTCACCAAAATAACTGGCCGGATCAAACAACACTCCCTGTCGTTCACAAAAACCAAGGTTGCCACGCCACAAATCCCCGTGCAACAGGCAGGCGCTGGGCTGGTGGCTGGCCAGACGGTTCTTGATGGCCCCCACGATTTCCTCGATATCGCCAAAATGAATGTCCTTGTCTTCCAGCAACTGCAACTGCCAGCCGATGCGTTGCTCGGCAAAAAAGGTCGCCCACTTTTTGTGCCAGGCGTTGGGCTGCACCGTGGTGCCGATGAAATTGTCTTCATCCCAGCCATACATGGGCTGGGTACTGCCCTTATGTAAATGCGCCAGTTGCCGACCCAGCATGTGCCAGCCCTGCTCGTCGGCCTCTCCAAGTTCCAGGTATTCCAGCACCAGGAAGCTGCTGCTGACGGTGGTACCACAGCACACCGGACGGGGCACTCTCAGGGTCTGGCTGTTGACCAGATGCTCCAGACTCGTCCATTCTGCGCGAAACATATCGATGGCGGCACGGTCATTGAGTTTAACGAAATAGGTGTGGTGGCCATCGCTGATACGAAATGCCTGGTTAATGTCACCACCGCTCAGGGGAGTGCGCTCAACCAGGGTGAACTCGGTGTTGATGGCGTCGCTGATCTGACTGGCAATGATGGGCCACATGGCAGTTTCACTCCTGGGTGCCGGGTTTTGCCACAGTATAGGTCAAAAGCCGGCACGACCGGGGGCGAGCACAGAATGAGGTAAACCGCATGATAAAACGACTGAAACAATGGCTGTCAGGCCCGAAACACGAACCGCCTCTGCCCATGCAGGAAGAAGTGGCGGTGGCGGCACTGCTCAGCGAAGTAATGCTGGCCGATGGTGTGGCCAGCAACCGCGAGCGGCAACAACTGGAAAGCCTGCTGGCCCGGTTGTTTGGCCAGACCTCCGCCGAGGTGCACGACTGGCTGGAGCAGGGCAGGGCACGACAGGAGGAGGCGGTCTCCCTGTTTGAGTTCACCACTCACCTCAAGGCGCTGCCGGTGCCTCAGCGGGAAGCCATTTTGCTGGCCCTGTGGCAGATGGCACTGGCCGATGGCGAGCTGGATCCCCAGGAGGAGGCCATTGTGCGTCAGGTGGCCGATCTGCTTTATATTCCCCACAGCCGCTATATTCGCCTCAAGCATCAGGCGGAAAAGCCATCGGGCGGTTGAGCGCGCGTGGCGACGGGGCACGAATTCTGTTACCCTTTTCGCCCTCGACCTGTGCCGCCGGGTAACCCCATTGCGTGCCAGGCTGGCAAGGTAACGCCAGATGGTCGGGAACGAATGACACGACCGTTTTCACACATACATGTGCACTTTGGTAGGGTGCACCACTGTCAAGGATATTTCATGCCGACAATTACCCTTCCCGATGGCAGCCAACGCCATTTCGAGCAACCCGTCACCATCATGGACGTGGCCCAGGATATCGGTCCGGGCCTGGCCAAGGCCTGCATCGCCGGGCGCATCGATGGCGAGCTGGCGGATGCCTGTGAGCTCATCAGCCACGACGCCACCCTGTCGATCATTACCGCCAAGGATCAGGACGGCCTCGAGATAATTCGTCACTCCTGCGCCCATCTGCTGGGACATGCCATCAAGCAACTGTGGCCTGAAACCAAAATGGCCATTGGTCCGGTGATCGACAACGGCTTTTACTATGATGTTGACCTCGAGCATACCCTGACCGAGGAAGACGTTCAGAAGCTGGAAGCCCGCATGCTGGAGCTGGCCAAGACCGAATACGCCGTGGTCAAAAAGAAGGTGAGCTGGCAGGAAGCGCGGGACACCTTTGCCCGTCGGCATGAGTCATACAAAATTGAGATCCTCGATCAAAACGTCAGCCAGCATGACAAGCCCGGTCTGTACCACCACGAGGAATACATCGACATGTGCCGGGGCCCGCACGTGCCCAATATGCGCTTCTGCCAGCACTTCAAGCTGCAGAAGGTCTCCGGCGCCTACTGGCGTGGTGATTCCAAGAACAAGATGCTACAGCGCATCTACGGCACCGCCTGGGCCGACAAGAAGGCACTGAAGTCCTACCTGGTGCAGCTGGAAGAAGCCGCCAAGCGGGATCACCGCAAGATAGGCAAACAGCTCGACCTGTACCACATGCAGGAAGAGGCCCCGGGCATGGTGTTCTGGCACAACGACGGCTGGACCATTTTCCGCGAGCTGGAAACCTTTGTGCGGGACAAGCTGCGCGAATACAAATATGAAGAGGTGAAAGGCCCCTTCATGATGGACAGGGTGCTGTGGGAGAAGTCCGGCCACTGGGACAAGTACGCCGATCACATGTTCACCACCCATTCCGAAAGCCGGGATTACGCCATCAAGCCGATGAACTGCCCGGGCCACGTGCAGATCTTCAACCAGGGGCTGAAGTCCTACCGGGATCTGCCGCTGCGCATGGCCGAATTCGGCTGTTGCCACCGCAACGAGCCGAGCGGCGCCCTGCACGGTCTGATGCGGGTACGCGGCTTTACTCAGGATGATGCCCACATCTTCTGTACCGAAGATCAAATTCAGAGCGAAGTGTCCGCCTGTATCCAGATGGTGTACGACACCTACGAGACCTTCGGCTTCACCAACATCGCGGTCAAGCTGTCCACCCGTCCGGAGCAGCGCATCGGCAGCGACGAGATCTGGGACAAGGCCGAGCTGGCCCTGGAGCAGGCGCTCAAGGCCTACGGCATTGAATACGAGCTGCAGCCGGGCGAGGGGGCCTTTTACGGTCCCAAGATTGAATTCACCCTGCACGATTGCCTCAACCGTGCCTGGCAATGCGGCACCGTCCAGCTCGACTTCGCCCTGCCCGGTCGCCTGGGGGCCAGCTATGTGGGCGAAGACAACGAACGCCATGTGCCGGTGATGATCCACCGCGCCATTTTGGGCTCCATCGAGCGTTTTATCGGCATCCTGATTGAGGAATACGCCGGTCTGTTCCCGACCTGGCTGGCTCCCACCCAGGCGGTGGTACTGAACATTACCGACAATCAGTCCGAATATGCCAAAAACCTGGTCGAGTCCCTGAATAATGTTGGCATTAGAGCCAAGGCGGACTTGAGAAATGAGAAAATTGGCTTTAAAATCCGCGAGCATACTCTCAAGCGGGTACCTTTCATGCTGGTATGTGGCGACAAAGAAGTCGACGCCGGCAAGGTAGCGGTTCGTACCCGAAAAGGGCAGGATCTGGGAACCTTCGATGTTGACGCGCTGATCGCGCTCATTCAACAAGAGGTTCAGACCCGCGGAAAGAAAACAGTGGAGGATAGGTTATAAAAGGCGCCAAAAAAGGGGGCAAGCCCGCTCCCCGCAATCGACTGAATGAAGAAATCCGACTGAAAGAAGTTCGTCTGGTCGGCCTGGAAGGTGAAGCATTGGGGGTCGTGTCCATCAATGAGGCACTGAGCGCTGCCAGCGAGGCGGGCGTCGATCTGGTGGAAATCAGTCCCAATGCCGAGCCTCCCGTTTGCCGAATCATGGATTACGGCAAGTTCCTTTACGAAAAGAGTAAAGCGACCAAGGAACAGAAGAAAAAGCAGAAACAAATCCAGGTCAAGGAAATCAAATTCCGGCCCGGTACTGATGAAGGCGACTATCAGGTAAAGCTACGCAACCTGATTCGCTTTTTGGAAGAAGGCAATAAGGCCAAGGTCACGCTGCGATTCCGCGGTCGTGAAATGGCGCACCAGGAGCTCGGTTTTGACCTGCTTAACCGCATCAAGACCGAACTTGAAGAACTTGCCGTGGTTGAATCCTTTCCCAAGCTGGAAGGTCGCCAGGCAGTGATGGTGCTTGCCCCTAAGAAGAAACAGTAAGGTTCTGCAAGTAGCCGGGCAATGCGTCCGGCTCACCTTGTCTGTTTGATGTTATTAACAATGCGGAGTATTTCATGCCTAAGATGAAATCCAACAAGGGCGCTGCCAAGCGCTTCAAGAAAACCGGCTCTGGTGGCTTCAAGCGCAAGCAGTCCCACCTGCGTCACATCCTCACCAAGAAAAGCACCAAGCGTAAGCGTCAGCTGCGCGGTAAGTGTCTGGTAGCGGCGTCTGACGTTGCCCAGATCAAATCCATGCTGCCCACCGCTTAAGAGGAGAGTGAACAATGCCAAGAGTTAAACGTGGTGTCACTGCACGCGCTCGTCACAAGAAGATTCTGAAGCAGGCCAAAGGTTATTACGGTGCCCGTTCACGCGTTTATCGCGTAGCGGTACAAGCGGTAACCAAAGCCGGTCAGTATGCCTACCGTGACCGCCGTCAGAAAAAACGTCAGTTCCGTCAGCTGTGGATTGCCCGTATCAACGCGGCTTCCCGTCAGAACGGTCTGTCTTACAGCCGCTTCATCAACGGTCTGAAAAAGGCCTCTGTTGAAATCGATCGCAAGATCCTGGCTGACATCGCCGTGCACGACAAGACCACCTTCACCGCTCTGGTTGCCAAAGCGAAAGAAGCCCTGGCATAAGTCGGACTATGATGATTTTCAAAGGAGGCTACGGCCTCCTTTTTTGTTGCCTTTTGCCCGGCTCCACGCTGGAAGCAAAAGGGCATTTCCTTTATTATCAAGGCCTTTCTAATACTTAGCGTCCGTGTATACGGGCAAGTCAACGAGGAATACATGGATCAGCTGGAAGACGTGATCGTCAAGGCGCAGGCGGAGATCCAGGCTGCCGCCACTGCCGCCGAACTGGATGAAATCCGGGTTCGCTACATGGGCAAAAAGGGCACCTTTACCGAGCAGTCCAAGGCGCTCGGCAAGCTGTCTGCGGAAGAACGCCCTGCCGCCGGTCAGGCCATCAACCAGGCCAAACAGGCCGTGAACGATGCACTGAACGCCAAACGCGACGCCCTGCAACTGGCGGAGCTGAATGCCAAACTGGCCAGCGAGACCCTGGACATTACCCTGCCGGGCCGTCGCCAGGCCAGTGGTGGTCTGCATCCGGTCAGCCGCACCATCAAGCGCATCGAATCGTTTTTCGGCGAGCTGGGTTTTCAGGTGGCCGAAGGTCCGGAAATCGAGGATGACTTCCACAACTTCGACGCCCTCAACATTCCGGCCCATCACCCGGCCCGGGCCGATCACGACACCTTCTATTTCAACCCCAAGCTGATGCTGCGCACCCAGACCTCCGGCGTGCAGATCCGCACCATGGAACAGCAGCAGCCGCCCATTCGCATTATTTCACCGGGCCGGGTCTATCGTAACGATTACGATCAGACCCACACCCCCATGTTCCACCAGGTGGAAGGCCTGCTGGTGGACGAAAACGTCAGCTTTACCCAGCTCAAGGGCGTACTGCACGACTTTTTGCACAACTTCTTTGAAGAAGATCTGCAAATCCGTTTTCGTCCGTCCTATTTCCCGTTCACCGAGCCCAGCGCCGAAGTGGACGTGATGGGCAAGAACGGCAAGTGGCTGGAGGTACTGGGCTGCGGCATGGTGCATCCCAACGTGCTGCGCTCCGTGGGTATCGATCCGGAGCGCTACAGCGGCTTTGCCTTTGGCATGGGCGTGGAACGTCTGACCATGCTGCGCTATGGCGTCAATGATCTGCGCGCCTTCTTCGAAAATGATCTGCGTTTTCTCAAGCAATTCCGGTAAGCGGCAGGAGCAATAATGAAGTTTTCAAAATCATGGCTGGATGAATGGGTCAACACCGGTCTCAGCACCGAGGCCCTTGCCGAGCAGATCACCATGGCCGGACTGGAAGTGGATGGCATCGAGCCCGTCGCCGGTGACTTTTCCCAGGTCATCGTGGGTGAGGTGGTCGAATGCGGTCAGCACCCAGATGCCGACAAACTGCGCGTGACCAAAATTAATGTGGGCGGCGACGAGCTGCTCGACATCGTCTGTGGCGCACCCAACTGCCGCCAGGGCCTGAAAGTGGCGGTGGCCGTGGTCGGTGCCGTGCTGCCCGGCGATTTCAAAATCAAGAAAGCCAAGCTGCGCGGTCAGCCCTCTCACGGCATGCTGTGCTCCTACAATGAGCTCGGCATCGATATTGAGTCCGACGGCATCATCGAGCTGCCCGCCGACGCGCCCATCGGCACCGACGTGCGCGACTACCTGTCTCTGAACGACGTCACCATTGAAGTGGATCTGACCCCCAACCGTGCCGACTGCCTGAGCATGGCAGGGCTGGCTCGGGAAGTGGGCGTGCTCAACAACCAGGACGTGGCCTGGCCCGAGATTGCCGCCGTGCCGGCGACCATTGACGACCGGCTCGATATTCGCCTGGACGACCCCGCCGCCTGTCCCCGTTACCTGGGCCGGGTGGTGAAGAACATCAACGTCAAGGCCGAAACCCCGCAGTGGATGCAGGAAAAACTGCGCCGCAGCGGCATTCGCAGCATCGATCCGGTGGTGGACATCACCAACTTTGTGCTGCTGGAGTGGGGCCAGCCCATGCACGCCTTTGATCTGAATACCCTGAACGGCGGTATTCGAGTACGCATGGCGGAGCAGGGCGAAAAACTGACCCTGCTTGACGGCAACGAAGTGACCCTGAACGCCGATACCCTGGTGATTGCCGACAGCGAGCGCCCCGTGGCCATGGCCGGCATCTTTGGTGGCGAGGCTACCGGTGTCACCGACACCACCCGCGACGTACTGCTGGAGTGCGCCTTCTTCAGCCCGCTGGCCATCACCGGCCGGGCACGCAGCTACGGCCTGCACACCGACTCTTCCCACCGCTATGAGCGCGGCGTTGACTATCAGCTGCAGCACAAGGTGATGGAGCGCGCCACGGCGCTGCTGCTGGAGATCTGCGGCGGTGAGGCGGGCCCCGTGATTGAAGCCGTGGCCGAAGACAAGCTGCCCCAGGCCGCCACCGTGGCCCTGCGTCATGACAAGCTCAACCGGTTGATCGGCATCGACATCGACGCCGCCCAGGTGACCGAAATGCTGACCCGACTGGGACTGGACGTCACCACCACCGCCGAGGGCTGGAGCGTGGTGGTGCCGAGTTACCGCTTCGATATCGCCATTGAAGAAGATCTGGTGGAAGAAGTGGCCCGTATCTATGGCTACAACCAGATTCCCGATGTAGCGCCCCGGGCCAATTTGTCCATGTCGTCCCACCGTGAGGCGCAGTTGCCACTGAACCGGCTCAAGGATGCCCTGGTGGACTTGGGCTACCAGGAAGCCATCACCTACAGCTTTGTGGATCCAGAGCAACAACAACTGCTGTTCCCGGGTGCTGAGCACATGGTACTGCCCAATCCCATCGCCGCCGACATGTCCGCCATGCGGCTGTCGTTGTGGCCGGGCCTGATCCAGGCGGCGGTATACAACCAGAACCGTCAGCAGTCACGGCTGCGCCTGTTTGAACAGGGGCTGATCTTTGTGCCCGACGACACCGCCGAGAACGGCGTGCGTCAGACCCCAGTGCTCGCCGGCCTGGTGCTGGGCGCGGTGGTGGACGAGCACTGGAGCATGAGCAGCCAGGCCGCCGACTTCTTTGACCTCAAGGGCGACGTGGAAAGCCTGCTGGCCCTCAGTGCCGACGAACTGACCTTCAGTGTGGAGCGAGCCGAGCTGTCTGCCCTGCACCCGGGACAGTCGGCACGCCTGCTGCGTAACGGCCGGCCGGTAGGCCAGTTTGGCGCCCTGCACCCCAGTCTGCTGAAAAAAATGGGGCTCAAGTCTCAGGCTTACCTGTTTGAAATCGAGCTGGCCGCGCTGACCGAACGCCGGGTGCCGGAGGCGGTGGACATCTCCCGTTTCCCGGCCAACCGCCGCGACCTGGCCCTGGTTGTCGATCAGAACCTTGCCGCCGCCGATATCCTTGATTTGGTTAGGAAAGTTGGCGGTAATCAGCTGGTTGGATTAAACTTGTTTGACGTATACCAGGGGCAGGGGATCGCCGAAGGCAAGAAAAGCCTGGCACTCAGCCTGGTACTGCAGGACACCCAACGGACGTTGGAAGAAAAGGAAATTGCCGACACTGTTGCTCGCATCGTAACGGCGGTATCCGACGAGTTTAATGCTTCCTTGAGGGATTGAGCTTATGGCGTTAACCAAGGCCGATATAGCAGAGCATTTGTTCACCCGGCTTGGCATCAGCAAACGGGATGCCAAGGACATGGTTGAAGCGTTTTTCGAAGAAATTCGTACCGCGCTGGAGCAGGGTGAACAGGTCAAGATTTCCGGTTTCGGCAATTTTGAGCTGCGCAACAAGGGGGAGCGCCCCGGGCGCAATCCCAAAACCGGGGAAGACATTCCCATTTCGGCCAGGCGCGTCGTCACCTTTCGCCCGGGGCAAAAACTCAAGGCCCGGGTGGAAAACGCCGACCTGAACGACGCAGAGTAATACCGAAGCCAGGCAACCGCCTGGCTTCTTTGTGTTTAGACTAAGGCACTATTGGCTCTGCGCCTCACAGGCTGTTAGCCTATGAGGCAGGATGGACTTAGCAGAGGCATGGGCGACGTGCAGAAAGGAAACATCGTCATTCTTACCGGGGCGGGCATTTCCGCCGAATCGGGCATTCGCACCTTTCGGGCCGCGGATGGCCTGTGGGAGGAGCACCGCATCGAAGACGTGGCCACACCGGAAGGTTACCAGCGGGATCCGGCGCTGGTGCAGCGTTTTTACAATCAACGCCGGGAGTTACTGCAAACGGTCGAGCCCAACGCCGCGCATTATGCCCTGGCCCGGCTGGAAGCCGAATGGCCGGAGCAGGTGACCATTGTGACGCAAAACATCGATGATCTCCATGAGCGGGCCGGCAGCCACAACGTGCTGCACATGCACGGCGAGCTGCTCAAGGCCCGCTGCCCCCACAGCAATCAGACCATCAGCTGGACCGGTCCCCTGCATACCACGGATCTGTGCCATTGCTGCCAGTTCCCCGAGCCCCTGCGCCCCCACGTGGTCTGGTTTGGCGAAATGCCCTTGCTGCTGGATCGCATCTACCAGGCCTTGAGCGAGGCCAGCCTGTTTATCGCCATCGGCACCTCGGGTAATGTTTATCCGGCCGCCGGCTTCGTGCATGAGGCCGCCATGCACCATGCCCATACCCTGGAAATCAACCTGGCGCCGAGTGAGGTGCAGGACAATTTTGACGAGCACCGTTATGGCCCCGCCACTCGGGTGGTGACCGACTACGTCAACGAGCTGCTGGCCGGCCGCAACAGAAAAATCCTCAGCCGTTAAACAACTTGATCCCTTAAACAACAAGGCCCGCAAATGCGGGCCTTTCAACATTACTGGGTACGCAGCTTGACCCAGAATTGCTCGTAAATGGCGAGTACTTCATCCCCCAGATCATCCTGGAAGTGGCCCTTTTCCACCACCTCCGCCGACGGGAACAAGACCGGGTTGGTGGCCAGCTCCGCCGGCAGCAGGGCCTTGGCGCCCTGGTTGGGCACCGCCAGCCCCAGCTCGCTGATGATCTGCGCGGCCACCGCCGGGCGCATCAGGTAGTCCAGGAACTGGTGCGCGGCCTCCACCGACTTGGCATTGGCCGGAATGGCGGCGCTGTCTACCCAGAAAATGGCGCCTTCCTCGGGATACACATACTCCAGGTTCAGGCCGTCCTGCTGGGTCTTGTAGGCCTGATCACTCCACAGCAGACCGATGCTGGTCTCGCCGGTGACGTAGGGCATGCGCGGGTTGTCGGAATTGTACAGCAGCACGTTATCCTTCAGGGTCACCAGCTTCTCATAGGCGGCTTCAATTTCCTGTGAGTCCCGGCTGTTGGCGGAATGGCCCAGGGTCAGCAGCGCCATCTGGTAATTCTCGCGAATGTCGTCGGTCAGCATCAGCTGGCCGTTGAAATCCGGGCTCCACAAATCCGCCCAGCGAGTCACCTCGGCCTCGGGCAGCTCATCCCGGTTCACCGCAATGGCGGTGCTGCCAAAGGCGTAGGGGGTGCTGTAAGTGTTGCCCTTGTCAAAGT
This window contains:
- a CDS encoding extracellular solute-binding protein, whose product is MKIRCYPLAVALAAALPTLAVAEDRLAVYAWAEYLPEGVLQAFTQETGVAVDYASFDSNEALYAKLKLLQTSGAKESYDVIFPSSYMLSKMAREGMLQPLDKSKLPHFAQLEPGLLDRDFDKGNTYSTPYAFGSTAIAVNRDELPEAEVTRWADLWSPDFNGQLMLTDDIRENYQMALLTLGHSANSRDSQEIEAAYEKLVTLKDNVLLYNSDNPRMPYVTGETSIGLLWSDQAYKTQQDGLNLEYVYPEEGAIFWVDSAAIPANAKSVEAAHQFLDYLMRPAVAAQIISELGLAVPNQGAKALLPAELATNPVLFPSAEVVEKGHFQDDLGDEVLAIYEQFWVKLRTQ
- a CDS encoding integration host factor subunit alpha codes for the protein MALTKADIAEHLFTRLGISKRDAKDMVEAFFEEIRTALEQGEQVKISGFGNFELRNKGERPGRNPKTGEDIPISARRVVTFRPGQKLKARVENADLNDAE
- the rpmI gene encoding 50S ribosomal protein L35 — translated: MPKMKSNKGAAKRFKKTGSGGFKRKQSHLRHILTKKSTKRKRQLRGKCLVAASDVAQIKSMLPTA
- the pheT gene encoding phenylalanine--tRNA ligase subunit beta; the encoded protein is MKFSKSWLDEWVNTGLSTEALAEQITMAGLEVDGIEPVAGDFSQVIVGEVVECGQHPDADKLRVTKINVGGDELLDIVCGAPNCRQGLKVAVAVVGAVLPGDFKIKKAKLRGQPSHGMLCSYNELGIDIESDGIIELPADAPIGTDVRDYLSLNDVTIEVDLTPNRADCLSMAGLAREVGVLNNQDVAWPEIAAVPATIDDRLDIRLDDPAACPRYLGRVVKNINVKAETPQWMQEKLRRSGIRSIDPVVDITNFVLLEWGQPMHAFDLNTLNGGIRVRMAEQGEKLTLLDGNEVTLNADTLVIADSERPVAMAGIFGGEATGVTDTTRDVLLECAFFSPLAITGRARSYGLHTDSSHRYERGVDYQLQHKVMERATALLLEICGGEAGPVIEAVAEDKLPQAATVALRHDKLNRLIGIDIDAAQVTEMLTRLGLDVTTTAEGWSVVVPSYRFDIAIEEDLVEEVARIYGYNQIPDVAPRANLSMSSHREAQLPLNRLKDALVDLGYQEAITYSFVDPEQQQLLFPGAEHMVLPNPIAADMSAMRLSLWPGLIQAAVYNQNRQQSRLRLFEQGLIFVPDDTAENGVRQTPVLAGLVLGAVVDEHWSMSSQAADFFDLKGDVESLLALSADELTFSVERAELSALHPGQSARLLRNGRPVGQFGALHPSLLKKMGLKSQAYLFEIELAALTERRVPEAVDISRFPANRRDLALVVDQNLAAADILDLVRKVGGNQLVGLNLFDVYQGQGIAEGKKSLALSLVLQDTQRTLEEKEIADTVARIVTAVSDEFNASLRD
- a CDS encoding TerB family tellurite resistance protein, with translation MIKRLKQWLSGPKHEPPLPMQEEVAVAALLSEVMLADGVASNRERQQLESLLARLFGQTSAEVHDWLEQGRARQEEAVSLFEFTTHLKALPVPQREAILLALWQMALADGELDPQEEAIVRQVADLLYIPHSRYIRLKHQAEKPSGG
- the cobB gene encoding Sir2 family NAD+-dependent deacetylase, producing the protein MGDVQKGNIVILTGAGISAESGIRTFRAADGLWEEHRIEDVATPEGYQRDPALVQRFYNQRRELLQTVEPNAAHYALARLEAEWPEQVTIVTQNIDDLHERAGSHNVLHMHGELLKARCPHSNQTISWTGPLHTTDLCHCCQFPEPLRPHVVWFGEMPLLLDRIYQALSEASLFIAIGTSGNVYPAAGFVHEAAMHHAHTLEINLAPSEVQDNFDEHRYGPATRVVTDYVNELLAGRNRKILSR
- the pheS gene encoding phenylalanine--tRNA ligase subunit alpha, with product MDQLEDVIVKAQAEIQAAATAAELDEIRVRYMGKKGTFTEQSKALGKLSAEERPAAGQAINQAKQAVNDALNAKRDALQLAELNAKLASETLDITLPGRRQASGGLHPVSRTIKRIESFFGELGFQVAEGPEIEDDFHNFDALNIPAHHPARADHDTFYFNPKLMLRTQTSGVQIRTMEQQQPPIRIISPGRVYRNDYDQTHTPMFHQVEGLLVDENVSFTQLKGVLHDFLHNFFEEDLQIRFRPSYFPFTEPSAEVDVMGKNGKWLEVLGCGMVHPNVLRSVGIDPERYSGFAFGMGVERLTMLRYGVNDLRAFFENDLRFLKQFR
- a CDS encoding fructosamine kinase family protein; the protein is MWPIIASQISDAINTEFTLVERTPLSGGDINQAFRISDGHHTYFVKLNDRAAIDMFRAEWTSLEHLVNSQTLRVPRPVCCGTTVSSSFLVLEYLELGEADEQGWHMLGRQLAHLHKGSTQPMYGWDEDNFIGTTVQPNAWHKKWATFFAEQRIGWQLQLLEDKDIHFGDIEEIVGAIKNRLASHQPSACLLHGDLWRGNLGFCERQGVLFDPASYFGDRETDIAMTELFGQFPSVFYQGYDAVWPREEGYRARREIYNLYHLLNHVNLFGQPYLQQAKTSLLNIIAS
- the rplT gene encoding 50S ribosomal protein L20, with translation MPRVKRGVTARARHKKILKQAKGYYGARSRVYRVAVQAVTKAGQYAYRDRRQKKRQFRQLWIARINAASRQNGLSYSRFINGLKKASVEIDRKILADIAVHDKTTFTALVAKAKEALA
- a CDS encoding pteridine reductase; protein product: MSQPVVLITGAARRIGAEISRCLHAQGYCLVLHYHHSEQEASALADSLNRARPDSVRLLQQDLTRLDEINAMADRALGCFGRISALVNNASAFYPSRFGEITPAQWLELSATNAAAPLLLSQALTPALVREKGAIVNMVDIHATNGLRHHLPYSMAKNALATLTRALAAELAPDVRVNGIAPGPIIWPEHELSEAQKHKVLGSVPMGRLGTPQEIADTVAFLLEGPAYLTGQIIALDGGRSCQSLPEA
- the thrS gene encoding threonine--tRNA ligase, whose product is MPTITLPDGSQRHFEQPVTIMDVAQDIGPGLAKACIAGRIDGELADACELISHDATLSIITAKDQDGLEIIRHSCAHLLGHAIKQLWPETKMAIGPVIDNGFYYDVDLEHTLTEEDVQKLEARMLELAKTEYAVVKKKVSWQEARDTFARRHESYKIEILDQNVSQHDKPGLYHHEEYIDMCRGPHVPNMRFCQHFKLQKVSGAYWRGDSKNKMLQRIYGTAWADKKALKSYLVQLEEAAKRDHRKIGKQLDLYHMQEEAPGMVFWHNDGWTIFRELETFVRDKLREYKYEEVKGPFMMDRVLWEKSGHWDKYADHMFTTHSESRDYAIKPMNCPGHVQIFNQGLKSYRDLPLRMAEFGCCHRNEPSGALHGLMRVRGFTQDDAHIFCTEDQIQSEVSACIQMVYDTYETFGFTNIAVKLSTRPEQRIGSDEIWDKAELALEQALKAYGIEYELQPGEGAFYGPKIEFTLHDCLNRAWQCGTVQLDFALPGRLGASYVGEDNERHVPVMIHRAILGSIERFIGILIEEYAGLFPTWLAPTQAVVLNITDNQSEYAKNLVESLNNVGIRAKADLRNEKIGFKIREHTLKRVPFMLVCGDKEVDAGKVAVRTRKGQDLGTFDVDALIALIQQEVQTRGKKTVEDRL
- the infC gene encoding translation initiation factor IF-3, whose translation is MKGAKKGGKPAPRNRLNEEIRLKEVRLVGLEGEALGVVSINEALSAASEAGVDLVEISPNAEPPVCRIMDYGKFLYEKSKATKEQKKKQKQIQVKEIKFRPGTDEGDYQVKLRNLIRFLEEGNKAKVTLRFRGREMAHQELGFDLLNRIKTELEELAVVESFPKLEGRQAVMVLAPKKKQ